In the genome of Thalassophryne amazonica chromosome 6, fThaAma1.1, whole genome shotgun sequence, the window taacacgtgcagaatgtggcttagcattgtcttgctgaaataagcagggacgaccctgaaaaagacattgcttggatggcagcatgtgttgctccaaaacctggatgtacctttcagcattgatggtgccatcacagatgtgtaagttgcccatgccatgggcactaacacacccccatatcatcacagatgctggcttttgaactttgcgctggtaacagtctggatggtctttttcctcttttgtccggaggacacgacgttcatgatttccaaaaacaatttgaaatgtggactcatagaaccacagcgcacttttccactttgcgtctgtccatttcaaatgagttcgggcccagagaaggcagtggcatttctggatgttgttgatgtttggctttcgctttgcatggtagagttttaacttgcacttgtagatgtagcgacgaattgtgttaactgacaatggttttctgaagtgtttctgagcccactcggtacgatcctttacacaatgatatcagtttctaatgcagtgtcacctgagggattcagtgttggtttttggccttgccacttacgtgtagaaagttctccatattctctgaattttctgattatattatggactgtagatgatggaatccctaaattccttgcaattgaacattgagaaacattgttcttaaacagctggactattttttcatgcagttgttcacaaagtggtgatcctcgtcccatcttttcttgtgaatggctgagacctttgtagatgttccttttatacccagtcattagtgtcctcagttcccaaacgcttatcgagtgttgtcagaaggaaagatgatctaacaccgtggtaaacataccactgtcccagtttttttgaaacgtgttgcaggcatccatttcaaaatgagcaaatatttgcacaaaacaataaagtttatcagtttgaacatgaaatatcttgtctttgtggtgtattcagttaaatataggttgaagaggatttgcaaatcattgtattctgttcttatttacattttacacaacgtcccaacttcattggaattggggttgtatatcacaTTCTTGTGGGGCTGCATTTCACCTGCCTGCAGCTGTTCTGTGGTCCCTGTAGTCACTTCCTGCCCCCTGGTAGCACAGAATATTGATCTTGTCCCTGTGCATTTGTCTTCTCAATGGAATGGGACCACGATGGGTGCTATGGTGAGCTCGGGTCCCCCCTACATACCCATTCAACCATAGCTGCAGTTTTGGGCTGATGTGACACAGACAGTGGTGaggacagttccgataatctgataaccgataattatcaaagataaagttttcattatgggattatcttttcagataactttgaaaaccattattggactaatcatcttccgataaatttttgtccaataatttttagaccgttaacgtggtaaataaaggtgaacagatgtgtagttctaccttctgcaaacaaaggagaactgcttctagaagaaaccactctatcctctgcaggcaaaggagaactggtcaccagaaaaaaaaaataatttcttttaaccccatactgatacgtggccaatatcacccaagtcatccagaggcatacatttttaacttatggttcaaattttaaccaaacttatttcggacaagttatttaaattaacgtcacttctgaagttttataaagtgaaaatatcagatatatgttttagttttaaagtattgcgctaatttttaaggttttagtgtgggcatgcgtgtccaggtgcattatgggtgatagggtaatctcagtatgtttacgacaggagaatgcatttgagacactctgatcaggataacagcattaaactctagtgcctaaaactctcatgaatatattctctgggtttatagacgttgttattgtgtttgcttttattaaattccatgcatcttaaatgtagcaagtagcaacacagattatctggagttttgtgtttgcaagttttcaaggtctctactgccatctactggccagtaatgttcatggcagtattcaaactgaagctgggcagacactgatattttcaatcgctgtactcggttccagctcaaactgtaccacagaaccgcacggtgtaaaagttcagagtgcatgatttatgttctcacacacgtacattcaaaaaccacatgtcagactcgtgtttccagaagcaaaacgtaaacagaagcttttttttcaaacttaatttacgaaaactctcgatgggagacatcaaagttaaaaaacaaaacaaaataaaaaaccaaacaacattacaagacaggtctgcagtgtttacacatgcacagtgcaagaggttggatgtttgtagcacttcagcagcgggatgccctcacgacggccgaccagaatatcaaacaggtttgattttcatctgacccacACGattggcaatcaggaggtggtcgtgagatgttaaacgcagctcgttactccatgtatactaaacgatgcaggacgcgtgattaacctgaaactctcgCACAAATgacaaatcagctgaaaaagggccaaaactcgcactggcaccagtagatcatggcagtgttctatttattttgacaccggttatatcagacgtttatctaattacaacttggctttttttttaaaaatgccttttttttacaaataaaaatggcatataTTACAAAAGCACATCTATCTGTaagcaccaacacacgacacacctcatattaatgtgttggtttacatagaatgaatcaaccaatcagtgtgagcagaggcacattttacccagaatgccatctgtctgtgtttgttacaaaatttcagaattagtgcattattcaacgttaaaagatatatgttattatcttaactttgcacaaatgacagaattgacattaatggagttattctatcagtattcattttatttatacaccaaaccataactcagcactgctttattttccaatacCTCGGCCTGACAGCAGCGCTGtaattgggtagagagttgagctttgtggttccTCGCAGTTGCGTCTGTGcttgaagccatgtagtaaactgaagctcccagcagggggcaggacactctaagacagaagtgctgactcgttgtttgggtctgtggtcgcctttgatgctttcagaagcgattgtggtgtttaactcaaaatcagcttgttgttaaacctaaccagacccctcctaccgagaggcagactactatttaaaactccagcttctgctggcttctgttattcttctctattcaagaagacttgaggctgtaatttctgacaaaggtgcatcaacaaagtattgagcaaatggtgtgaatactcatatacatgtgatttttttttcatttttttatttttaataaatttgcaaaaatttcaaataactttttttatgttgtcattatggggtactgtgagtAGAACTTGAAGGgaaaatttcatttcattttgcaataaggctggaaaaagtgaagtgctgcatACTTTGCAGATGCGCTGTACACTCATTCATGACTCATAATATCACACACGTCATTACACCTGCCATGCTATGACTAATAGtagagggatatatatatatatatatatatatatatatatatatatatacacacagaaaaGGGGGAGAAGAGAAAGATTACTTGTTTGCAACAGTTGCATTAAAAGTGGGGAAACATTTTGTCTGTCGCCAACCAACAGCCATACAGCTGAGCCAGCATGCCTACTTTTGTGACATTTTCACAAGGATATAGAGAATTGTGTTAAAGATAATTACCATGGATACCATGGGGATGTTTTCCATAGTGCTGTGAGACTTTAACATACATCAAATATGTCTTTGTTAATCGTCTGGTAGCCAGGTATGGTGATATGTTTTGGTGTTTTCAACAGAGCAACAGCCACATTCCATAAAGATTGTTTCCATGTTTATTTTATTGGATGATGCATCCGTAAAAGACGGTCAAAGTGTCACTGTAATAAAATTTCCATTGTGTTCATTGCAGTTTGAGAGTAATATTGCTCTATTTCAGCAATGATTTTATATGACAGTTTAAGCAAGTGCACAGTGTATGCATTTTTATTAACccgtatttatttatcttttttttattattattattattattacagccgTTTGGAGAGACTTTTGgaaaatttaagcaaaattaTGAAAATGAACCTATAATCATAGtggaatgatgttttttttttttattctaatttCATAATCTCATTACAACAGTCCTTTGATTCCCTAAAAAATTAATGAGGTTAGTGGGTTTAAATTAAACTGAATAGCCTTTTcagcattaaaaacaacaacttttatttatttatttacttatttatttatttattacatctaCACAAAGTTGATAAGCCATTACAAGATGTTGGTACAATATTGTtcataggtttaaaaaaaaacagttggacaTAGGTTGACAAtggatttacatttttatgtacaTACTACTATGTGATATTTTCTGATTCAAGTGAAATAAATTTCTAACCCTCAAATAAAGGTATGATTTGCATGGAGTAGAATGGAAATTCAATGAAAACatattatattaatttttttttactatttaacaacaccaaaacctttaaatataATTGGTTAATTTAACATTTATATTAATTTGCTTTTACATGTAACAACATTGATTTTTAGATTAAATCTGAAGTACTTTTTAGGACCCAAATGTAGAAAGTCTCACTAAATTctgtttcctgtggtgtgccaccTGGTGGTTGGCAGTGTTTAGTATCTTATGTCAGACCTGTAGAGGACAATGATTCTGCCCTCAGCATTACTGGCTGTAAATGTACCTCTTTGATATGTTCTGCATAACGCGTGGACCATAACATTTAACTAAATTACTGTGCTTGAAATTCAAGGACACTCTCAGACATTTCTAAATGAGCTCAAACTCTAAAATGTGTTCATTAACATAGTAGATGTGTGGGGAGCACCACCCCCACCAAGAGGTGTTGGAATGTACCCAGATGGCTGTTTTACTGTTATGCTCCGTTAACAATAATCTCTGTAAAGGGACAAACATTGACACATTTTGTGGACCATTACAGAAAGGACTGACTAggataaaaaaaatgttaatgtgtaaaatgtttaaatataactCAAATCTGAGATGAGTATGATGACTTTTTGTGAGCTTTGTATGAATTAATTCCTTTATGTCCAATTCAAGACCATCTTTAAACTTAAATTGTTTTCAGTGTTTTTGATGGAATATCTCTCTCTGTCTATATTGCAGGATGGGCCCTTCGGGTATGTAGACCATTATTGATTGGGGCCATGTTTTAAGGATAAGGATATCATCTTAACCACCATGAAAGGGTTAGGAGCCAACCGCAGCCGCCACCTGTCTGACTCTTATGAACCAGCAGGGTGCCCCCAAAAGGCCCTCTGTCCTTTAACCCCGGGCCCTCACAGCTCCTTTCTGTTGAGCCCTGCTATAAATCACTATGGCACCCTGGACGCCCATCTCCCCCAGTGCTCTCTCAACAGCCCCACCACTTTGACCCCTGACTGCATACTGCCTTTCAACCAGATGTCAAATAGCAGCACTTTCCCTCGTCTCCATTTCACTACTACTGACAAAGTTGACTGCCCTCAGAGCTGTATGGCTGGTAGTGGTGGAACTGGGCAAGGCAACAGGGCAGGGATGCTCTCCACCTCCTTGTCCATGGGTATGGGCCTTGGCCTGGGCCTTACAGGTGCTCCTGTGATCACCAGTGGTTCAGCTACcatttcctcttcagcagccAACAAGATGAATCAGTTACCTGCTAGCCTTTTGGATCAGTTAGAGAGGCACCTCCCCTTACAGCGTGACGGCTTCAGTACGTTGCAGTTCCACAGAGGACGTATATCTAAGCAGCGGAGTGAGAGTCCAGGACGCATACGCCACCTGATGCACTCTGTGCAGAAGCTATTTGCCAAGTCCCAATCTCTGGAAAACTCTGCAGTTAAAGGCAGCATAACTGGACGTTCTACTGGCGGAACATCTGGTACCACAGGGTCCGGTGATGATGACTGTAGACCAACCCGCAGGAGCAAGAGCAAAGACAGGGCTAAGGCTGAGGTGTCAAAGCAGAAACCTAGGCCAAATGTACTGGGACTCTGGAGCTCAGATGATGCCTTGGACGCTGATGCTACCAAAACCAGCACTATTGCTGTAGCCTACCGCAACCCTCTAACCATGATGACTCTCGGCAGGGCAGTGTCAGACAGCCAGGCTCCCCCGAGACACATCTCACATGGTTATAACACAATTTCTACACATACTCTCAAGACCTCGAAAAGCAGCAGTGACCTCAAGTTTTTGGCATGCCCAGTGTCGCAGGTGACATCAAAGGAAGAGGAGGGAAGTCGAACCCGGACAAACAAAGAGGAGACTTTTGTGAAGCGAGGCTCTTGGTCCACTCTCACCATCAGCCAGGCCAGGCAAATGTTGCAAAAGGGCTCTACTACAGTCAACAAGACCTTGCTTAAATCAAAGTCATGTCACCAGGATCTGACACACCAATTCCTTCAGGTAGGAGGACTAGTGAATATACATCTTTGTCGCAGTGTGAAACAATagtcttatgatttctgagtTTCCTTACAGTTTTTGATCAGCCCTGATCACTGGCTTTGCTAAGATAATTAAATTAAACATCCCTCTGTTCACTTAAACTTCATTCTCATTGTTTGTACCCAGCAGCATCTTTTCCACAAATTATGTTCATTGTAGACCATATCTCCAACATCTACCATTTCAGAGTCATATTGGTGGCCAGCCTCACCTAGACAGTTTGTCAGAGCTCTCAAGGTGAGATACACTCGAGGAGTGAGATTGTCGTGTGATTGACACGACCGTTGCAGACATTACACCTTGACAAGGGGAGCACCCTCGTCATTcataggttttatttatttactctcaAATTCTTTCTGGCAGGTCATATTGGTGAAGTGCCGGAGAATGTCGTGCCATTAGCATGAGAGCATGACAGCATGTTTAATTGCATGTGTCTCACTCCGAATGTGTGAGAGTTGACAGGTCTGGTTTAGGGTGTGTCCATGTAGCCACTAGCAGGCTGAGGTGAAATCTGCAAATTTGCAAATTGAAAAATTGACTCTCAGTAAATTAGTAGTGTAATATCCCAGTTAGGGCTTGTTCTTCCAAAAAGGCCTGGTGCCTGATTGTACTGACATTACTCGTCAAGCACACCGGGCAAAGATCTATAATGCCGCATATAGCAGCTCATTTTTGTTCTGTCCTTTCTATGCATCTTCATACCTCTCAGAGTGCATATCAAGAGCATCACACGTTGTTGTGTTGCAGGTTTTTTCTTGAATTTTGTGCTTCACCAATATACTCTATAGTTTAATACTTTGAGGGTTTCATCAGTATTAATCATGTTTATTTTCTACTTTGTTGTGCCATTTTGACAGTGTATAATAGAAATTGGCATTCATTCATCCTCAGAATTATTTTGTACCTCTATTTAGTGCTGGTCAGAAGTGTACCAGAGGCAGTACATGTCAGAAATAGACTTGGTGTATATTTTAAGCAAAGCACAGCATAGATACACTTTGGAAATGTGCTGCTATGCTACTGGTGAACCAGTAACCATTGACTAGAGTGGTGGCTCTCAGTTCTATTGACTTGTGGCAAAATTATTTAGTTGCCACAGTCATAATCAAGAGTATTTAATCTTTCAGACTAAGAATTCAAGTTACTTTTGACTAAACTTCTTGTCAACTTCTacatgaatgaatgagaatgTTCACCAATGCCGCTGTGTGCTGTGTTACCATAACATAGGTCCCCCTGGGGGAGTGGGCTGGAACTTTGGGTCGTGGTCACGGGAGAGGAACCGAGATCCCGTGTCGGAGGATGCGAAGCGGCAGTTACGTGAAAGCTATGGGAGACCTGGAGGACAGCGAAGAGTCAGAAGGGAGCCCCAAACCTTCACCTAAAAGTGCTGCCCGCCGCCAGAGCTACCAGAGGGCCACCCAGCTCTCCCTGAGTGAGCAgcagccaccaccaccaccacgcaAGTGAGTCGGACAGCACACACTCCTTACAATAAAAATAGGCACTGACAGGGTGTCTGTTAAAATATATGGCAGACATTTGTTTCAAGTCCTCTACTGTATCACCAGGTGGCAGCATCTTATCATGAATAACTGTCCAGATATCCAACTTAGACAGTCAGACATAAATGGAAATGCAGATTAACGGCGCTGACTGTTCATGATATGCATTATTGTAGGGTttgtttcagtttttgttttttggtattaAAAACAAAAGGGGATGAAATTTTGACATGTGTTTTACCTCAAATCCACACGGACAGGCCTTGTTGCTACGCTCTCATGCAGGAGGACTTTCTGTGGTCTCCACTACAAAGTGCATGTTCTATGCAGCATCTGAGGTCAGTGTCATCCACAGGCAGGTGGTGTGGCCCCTTCACTTTCCCTCACTTGTCCTAACACCAGCACTCACCGCCTGTTTTGGTCTAACATTCCTCACTCCTGTTCCATTCCGTAACCCGCAGGTACCCTGATTGGTGTGACCTTACTGTGACCTACTTTCTCAAGTCTTGATTTCATAACATGAAAATGTACGATCACACTAGCTCAACAGCACTCCTCACTTAATGCAAACACATTTCCACTAACAGTAGGTGCCAAATGTGCAAACCAGACCAGAGGAAACGTCTCACAAATTTCTGGGATCAGTCGAGAAACTAATTTGTGAAATTAAATTGAATATTTTCCCGCTGAAGTCATTGTTTCCTCTGTGCTGCTATTTTAAACACTGTCACATTGTCCTCTCCATTAAACTCAGTGGTGTTTAATTTTGGAATTCCAAAAGAAAGTTAACTCCTCTGGCTATCATCAGTGAAGCGCTTCCGTCACTTATTACGCATTCTGTCTGCTGAGAGGCTGATTCTCACACTCACTCCCACAGTTCCCTCCCGTCCCTGAAGGAGCTGTCGACAAATCGGAGCCTCGATAACTTAGACTGTCTGGTGAGCCCGCTGGAGCCGCCTGCACACTACAGGAAAAGTAATTTTAGCCTGTGCACTGGCACGCTGGGCAGAGCTACAGGCACTCAGGTACGCATACTGTCTTACCAAATGCTATTTGTGTAGCTTATAGAAATGTTGTTAGCTGTAGCAAACACTTCATCTCATATGTCTGCTGAATTTAAAGGTTCTTATAAGCCAACATGTGTGTGTATTGGGAATACTGCATCTTCTATTCCAaagcaaaacatgaagaaaattgatcaaatttgttattactttatagaaaggaaagaaaaaggaatattaggctgttcaaaaaaaaaaagcagcgtcAAACAGGTGGCTCTAATTTCAGGATGAAGGCGGCAAActttgtacatgctggttgtcgTGCAATTCTCTCTGAAAATTTTGAGTAAAATGGGTCGTTccaggcattgtttcaaaagagcagcgtagtttgattaaaaagttgattggagaggcgaAAATacataaagaagtgcagaaaatgatatctcaaatgctttaaaatggcaccCGAAACCAGAAAGACCTGGAAGAAAGTggaaaaccaccattcaaatggattGAAGAATAGCCAGAATATCAAAGACTGATCAGTCTAAAGTTACCTGAATTACATTGTCTTCAGTAGAGAAGATTAAGGGCTCTATCTTGACAGTGGAAATATAACACATGGCACATGGTTTTGGGGCATGTACAAGTCTTTCTTTCGCACTATCTTGCGCATGTGTAAACTGGGCGTGTGGATGGGCATTGCACACAAAGGATTTGGATTTATCTTGTTcattagtcatgggtgtgttgtggGCATAAATGAACCAATCAGAGTGTCACCTGTCATTCCCTTTAaaatgggacagtgtgtaaaacagatatattgcatgcctatcatgtccacatcacaaactaaaataagttgtagcgaatgcatacagattggccacgaataaagcgtttttattacatctgctttgcagccgatttgtggacaatctgtgaatgcataacaaacacgtcacgtaaacccaaagtactatatgtggcagaaagcgacatacctgccagtcagtgccggtccggctgtgtaaatccacaaagacgtagctgctgcaatccaggacttttatttaacactaacaaaaggaagagttgttgTTTAGCCACAGCTtatgctgaagtctgttttctgtgacactctcaaaaaaaaaaaaaacacagtctcacaccccgagcggcttcccccctctcgctccccaaactcatgaacagttaaccctcgcatgacaacatgaacaaactctgtgatcaacttgtccaagtccagcaaatgctccagagcctgtattgttggtgtgaatagtgatgccgacggcccgagtgcgcttcttttatgactgcaatgcagatgccgtggacGCACAACACGtgagcgatgcattcataatacacagtaatattgccgtgataatctcaatgtgtcagatcagtttcctcactacatgcattatataaccgtgattgtttatcatatattcgctatatattattaatatatccataattcatactgggacatttgtcatttttggccatttttgttgtggatgacaacgaatgcctgtactttgtatactcaattcatgcgcaattaatcctctctccAGTGGGAGAGGGCCCTAAGATTCTATGTCATTCGATTAACACAACTGTGAATACTATATCCATTAACACCTGTTGCACCCACTGTTTGTGAAGGTTGTTCAATGACCACCATGTGTGACCATGCGCATACAACCAGCTAATTCAGCTGGCCTTTCAGATGCACCTCACATGCAAATTACTGAATGAATGGAAGTACCCATTGCCTGCAGTACATTTTAAGTTAAGTGAAAAACCGTTCAGTCTGTTTTTAACTGGAAATTTAATATTGTAGGTGCACAGATGGATTGagtgacctttgatttttgttaAGGTTATAATTTATAAGGTGGGGTATTACCTGTCAAAGCACAGATAGTTTATgcatatgcataatgtgttttcatttcaaactgtttaaagtctaaagcctgggtcccaccgaataatgaaggatgaagaagttgccatgcatgggtgtggagtgattattcaaagaatgacccacattttcatctaacacgtatccactcctaaggtgcctctctgtaccccgcacgtGCCACGTAGAAGCCACGACCGacaggtcattagagcctcgaatggcttgtaTCAGCCATGCTAAGCCATGCATGAGCCATGTATGAGCCACGCAGTGCTGTGTAGTGTGATGTTattaagctataaaaacattaaaaatagttaccttaagctgttcaaaatatattccacatggagcaggaaagagagggggaaaaaagcatccagatgaaacagtcctctgtgattccagaagtgattagaggtgttttcagcatccaaggtttggcagaaaatggttacattatttatatagagttcagtgcacagagcaggtggaattgtgtgtgcaagaggagagctgctccaaaaatagcctctcaggtcctgcgtaactgccaggcgcacggataatgggcttttagcagactcgtaatcaccacgcaaatgcctctaagccgtcacagtaacttgtacacaaactgcgccacgctgttgttgctaaattttgaacttcttgaaattagcgccacgctcagagaggagcctcgttaactgacagtaatgcctctaagagccactcagagccatgaaactcccacgatagttgaagaaaccctctcgtagcaaagaaaacatgctgcgtggctccttcttcagccttcattattcggtgggacccaggcttaaaccCCTATGAAAACTGATTCCACCCCCCTACCAAACCCCCATTTATTCACCCACCCCAGCCATTTAACGGAAGGAAAGCAGAATAAAGATATGGTACAGGCCGTGTCTTTATTCTGCTTTTTAAACAATATTCTTGTTCATTCTTCTTTGTAATTCAGTTTCATCATCATATGATGCACTAGTGGGCATTCCTGTGTACATAGTGAACATGCGTTTTGAACTCGCCATGTGGGGCTATCTGACTGCTCTTTAAATGCCAGAGATACACTGCACTGGAATGTAGAACAGTGTTTGGTGAACTGTCGCAAACACTTTCTGGTGCCACATGATATGAATGTGTCAGTTCTGTTtccgaccacacctcatttttacaccAACAAGCCCACGTGACTGCAAGTGGACTTGTAATTTACAGAACGTGGGCACTTGGTGCGGAAACCGTCAGGTGTCGGGTGGGAGCTAGCAATAATACTCGAGTTGCGCTGTGCGTCACTTTGCTCCGGGTGGAAGATGGGGCCCTAAATCTAATCCTAGGGATCAGCACTAAGGAAAAGAACAGAGGTTTGGAAGTTCCTTCAAGAGCATATTTAAATACAGGTGATCCCTGCTAAGACTGCTAAGTTTGGTTTATGAATATGAAGCCTGTTGTGCATCAGGCAGTGAAAAAGGGAAATATGTCTGTGCAGGTTTGCAAAATGTCAAAGTGAGACCATCATCAGCAAGTTTGGCAGTAGGATGCAGAATTACACAACAGCAAAAGTTGCCAGGTTAATGCAAAATATCCGTCTCTCCAGGTTTATGGCACCAAAGCCATAAGTTTTAGTCGAGGTGATTTTAATTACAATCATGATTATTACAATTTGAGCATTTATATATAGAGAGAGCAGAGCATTTTTTAtatgtatccatgaagccaaGTATAAAATTAGCTGCTGATACTTCCTCTGGGTTGCATGAGCAAACATTTTAGTTGGTGTTAAATGTCACTGCCGATTCCCATTGTACACTGACAACACAAATCTGTGCAACAAACAAAGCTACTTTTGAGTGACTCACACCAGACTGCATGAAATATTTTGAGCCCATCCCTACAACAAGAGTAAACTCATCCTTATTCTACTTTTAGCTCAGTCAAATTATAGCACCATTTATCACTGATGAAAAAGCTGTCACTCCATGTGCTCTCAAGTTGAATCCCTTCCATCGTGCATTATATTAATTACAACCACAAACTACAATCAATGTGTGTTTCTTAGTCTGCTGTCTGTCCTCAGCGTGTGAGTCTGCACACGTTTTTTTCAGGTATGCAGGCAGGGCTGCGGACATTCAGTGCCATATCGTGagggagaatcacaggctgtggaAGCTCTGGATCTGCCCGCTCCTACTTGCTTCCGGTCACGTAGCCACAGCTACCTGCGGGCCATCCAGGCAGGCTGCTCCCAGGATGAGGATACAGCCTCCGTGGACTCAGACTCACCTCTGCCAACTGCCACAGTATTCAGCTACAGCTCAAGCACGCGTAAGTATCGTTCAGAACAAGAGCTGTCAAAGTTGTTGTtgggattgaaaaaataaattaattcaaggTGAAACGA includes:
- the dlgap4a gene encoding disks large-associated protein 4 isoform X1 — its product is MKGLGANRSRHLSDSYEPAGCPQKALCPLTPGPHSSFLLSPAINHYGTLDAHLPQCSLNSPTTLTPDCILPFNQMSNSSTFPRLHFTTTDKVDCPQSCMAGSGGTGQGNRAGMLSTSLSMGMGLGLGLTGAPVITSGSATISSSAANKMNQLPASLLDQLERHLPLQRDGFSTLQFHRGRISKQRSESPGRIRHLMHSVQKLFAKSQSLENSAVKGSITGRSTGGTSGTTGSGDDDCRPTRRSKSKDRAKAEVSKQKPRPNVLGLWSSDDALDADATKTSTIAVAYRNPLTMMTLGRAVSDSQAPPRHISHGYNTISTHTLKTSKSSSDLKFLACPVSQVTSKEEEGSRTRTNKEETFVKRGSWSTLTISQARQMLQKGSTTVNKTLLKSKSCHQDLTHQFLQVPLGEWAGTLGRGHGRGTEIPCRRMRSGSYVKAMGDLEDSEESEGSPKPSPKSAARRQSYQRATQLSLSEQQPPPPPRNSLPSLKELSTNRSLDNLDCLVSPLEPPAHYRKSNFSLCTGTLGRATGTQVCRQGCGHSVPYREGESQAVEALDLPAPTCFRSRSHSYLRAIQAGCSQDEDTASVDSDSPLPTATVFSYSSSTLNNRKAPPPVPPRTTSKPLISVTVQSSTESAQDTYLDQQDHGSEVNSQSGRSNSSDSLSSIRTDSRAKGSQPVVTATAPVAGSIQPVPAPRELHSTTISSPAAITTTSSTTQIHNDIPSVCITLDPPPTASKRKLSSIGIQVDYILPSPREETVPLATSLKFQSIGVQVENGRPLSRDSSMASRQNTETEPQELQDAALTENNTANCTHSHKLNTTSSNGQDRATEEQPLKHTSDRPRISTSPLEALDPALDPSSLPPPDPSLEMGNCSSHAEGVQSSMLACLRDGNWFLKLLQAEMGRMEGWCQQMEQETKDNKLSEEVLGTIRSAVGSAQLLMSQKFEQFRGLCNENLNANANPRPTAQDLAGFWDLLQLSVEDISMKFDELYQLKANNWQLPEKPEKDENKELPSSVPKKQPKPKLSSGKDRSVDSAVDKQRQEARKRLMAAKRAASVRQNSATESADSIEIYVPEAQTRL